In Streptomyces sp. SID8374, one genomic interval encodes:
- a CDS encoding transglycosylase domain-containing protein, whose protein sequence is MPKKRSGGGLTTTQQAAKFLGVAALSGAVLAGIALPAAGALGLAAKGTVEGFDEIPSNLKTPPLSQRTTILDRDGGPIATVYSRDRTVVPLKDISPYMQDAIIAIEDSRFYEHGAVDLKGILRAMNRNVQTGGTAQGASTLTQQYVKNVFVEEAGDDQEKVAQATQQTLGRKVRELKYAIQVEEELGKKKILENYLNITFFGQQAYGVEAASQRYFSKHAKDLKVEEAALLAGIVQSPTRYDPVNDTEEATKRRNTVLTRMAATRAISQAEADKAMETPIKLKVSKPKNGCITAVSGSGFFCDYVRKTILTDPAFGETEEERSKLWNLGGLTIKTTLDPRAQKAANEAATAKVNKDDKFAASVVQVQPGSGKILSMGQSRPYGLDQKQNETVLNLAVSNKMGGSTYGFQVGSTFKPFTAAAALEKGITPATSFSTDWKMTLKEQDFRNCTGSPAGYADWPLQNELESEKGSWDMTSALGKSINTYFALLEQKAGLCETVEMAKKVGYERGDGKKIVENPSITLGSEVSTPLSMAGAYAAFANRGTYCTPIAIESITDPNGKKVKVPKSKCSRAMSENTADTINQMLKGVVEDGTGTQAGLSDRDNAGKTGTTNDRKDAWFVGYTPNLSTAVWVGDDVGEKSSMFNVTIGGQYYDKVCGGCLPGPIWRIAMTGALDASETPQFNHVSVPRAKEKEDKEKEDGGRGGDEDREDGKPGRNRPGGIQLPPGLIGGTGTGGDDDQRGGGRSGP, encoded by the coding sequence ATGCCAAAGAAGCGCTCGGGCGGGGGTCTCACCACGACCCAGCAGGCCGCCAAGTTCCTCGGTGTCGCCGCGCTCTCCGGAGCTGTCCTGGCAGGCATCGCGCTGCCCGCAGCCGGAGCGTTGGGGCTCGCCGCCAAGGGGACGGTCGAAGGATTCGACGAGATCCCCTCCAACCTGAAGACTCCGCCGCTCAGCCAGCGGACCACGATCCTGGACCGCGACGGCGGACCGATCGCGACGGTCTACTCGCGCGACCGCACCGTGGTCCCGCTCAAGGACATCTCCCCGTACATGCAGGACGCGATCATCGCGATCGAGGACTCCCGCTTCTACGAGCACGGGGCGGTCGACCTCAAGGGCATCCTGCGCGCGATGAACCGCAACGTACAGACGGGCGGGACCGCGCAGGGCGCGTCGACCCTCACCCAGCAGTACGTGAAGAACGTGTTCGTCGAGGAGGCGGGCGACGACCAGGAGAAGGTCGCGCAGGCCACCCAGCAGACGCTCGGCCGCAAGGTCCGTGAGCTGAAGTACGCGATCCAGGTCGAGGAGGAGCTCGGCAAGAAGAAGATCCTGGAGAACTACCTCAACATCACCTTCTTCGGCCAGCAGGCGTACGGCGTCGAGGCCGCGTCCCAGCGGTACTTCTCCAAGCACGCCAAGGACCTGAAGGTGGAGGAGGCCGCGCTGCTCGCCGGCATCGTCCAGTCGCCGACCCGCTACGACCCGGTCAACGACACGGAGGAGGCCACCAAGCGCCGTAACACCGTGCTGACCCGGATGGCCGCCACCCGCGCCATCTCGCAGGCCGAGGCCGACAAGGCCATGGAGACCCCGATCAAGCTGAAGGTCAGCAAGCCGAAGAACGGCTGCATCACGGCCGTCAGCGGTTCCGGGTTCTTCTGCGACTACGTACGCAAGACGATCCTGACCGACCCGGCATTCGGCGAGACCGAGGAGGAGCGCTCCAAGCTCTGGAACCTCGGCGGGCTCACCATCAAGACCACCCTCGACCCGCGCGCCCAGAAGGCCGCCAACGAGGCCGCGACCGCGAAGGTCAACAAGGACGACAAGTTCGCGGCCTCCGTGGTGCAGGTGCAGCCGGGCAGCGGCAAGATCCTCTCGATGGGCCAGTCCCGCCCGTACGGCTTGGACCAGAAGCAGAACGAGACTGTGCTGAACCTCGCCGTCAGCAACAAGATGGGCGGCAGCACGTACGGCTTCCAGGTCGGCTCCACGTTCAAGCCGTTCACCGCGGCAGCGGCGCTGGAGAAGGGCATCACCCCTGCGACGTCGTTCTCGACGGACTGGAAGATGACCCTCAAGGAGCAGGACTTCCGCAACTGCACCGGCTCCCCGGCGGGCTACGCGGACTGGCCCTTGCAGAACGAGCTGGAGTCCGAGAAGGGCTCCTGGGACATGACCAGCGCGCTCGGCAAGTCCATCAACACCTACTTCGCGCTGCTGGAGCAGAAGGCCGGCCTCTGCGAGACCGTGGAGATGGCGAAGAAGGTCGGTTACGAGCGCGGTGACGGCAAGAAGATCGTCGAGAACCCGTCGATCACCCTGGGCAGTGAGGTGAGCACCCCGCTCTCCATGGCCGGCGCGTACGCCGCGTTCGCCAACCGGGGCACGTACTGCACGCCCATCGCCATCGAGTCGATCACCGACCCGAACGGCAAGAAGGTCAAGGTCCCGAAGTCGAAGTGCTCGCGTGCGATGAGCGAGAACACCGCGGACACCATCAACCAGATGCTCAAGGGCGTCGTCGAGGACGGCACCGGTACGCAGGCCGGGCTGAGCGACCGCGACAACGCGGGCAAGACCGGTACGACGAACGACCGCAAGGACGCCTGGTTCGTCGGGTACACGCCGAACCTCTCCACCGCGGTGTGGGTCGGTGACGACGTCGGCGAGAAGAGCTCGATGTTCAACGTCACCATCGGCGGCCAGTACTACGACAAGGTCTGCGGTGGCTGCCTCCCAGGACCGATCTGGCGGATCGCCATGACCGGCGCACTCGACGCCTCCGAGACTCCGCAGTTCAACCACGTCTCCGTCCCCCGGGCGAAGGAGAAGGAGGACAAGGAGAAGGAGGACGGTGGCCGCGGCGGCGACGAGGACCGCGAGGACGGCAAGCCCGGCCGCAACCGGCCCGGCGGCATCCAGCTCCCGCCCGGCCTGATCGGCGGCACCGGCACCGGCGGCGATGACGACCAGCGGGGCGGCGGCAGGTCAGGCCCCTGA
- a CDS encoding WhiB family transcriptional regulator, whose protein sequence is MGWVTDWSAQAACRTTDPDELFVQGAAQNRAKAVCTGCPVRTECLADALDNRVEFGVWGGMTERERRALLRRRPTVTSWRRLLETARSEYERSTGMLPAVIGLEDDELHETYAAVG, encoded by the coding sequence ATGGGCTGGGTAACCGACTGGAGTGCGCAGGCAGCCTGCCGCACTACCGATCCGGATGAACTGTTCGTACAAGGGGCAGCGCAGAACAGGGCCAAGGCGGTGTGCACCGGATGCCCGGTGCGGACCGAGTGCCTGGCCGACGCGCTGGACAATCGCGTCGAGTTCGGCGTGTGGGGCGGAATGACGGAGCGGGAGCGCCGCGCACTGCTGCGCCGTCGTCCCACCGTCACGTCCTGGCGCCGCCTGCTGGAGACCGCACGCAGTGAGTACGAGCGGTCCACCGGCATGCTGCCCGCGGTGATCGGGCTGGAGGACGACGAACTGCACGAGACGTACGCCGCTGTGGGCTAG
- a CDS encoding ArsA family ATPase: protein MTQATDTPEPDLGTAPGLDTDALLDDPGIRIVVCCGSGGVGKTTTAAALGVRAAERGRKAVVLTIDPARRLAQSMGIDQLDNVPRRVEGIAGEGELHAMMLDMKRTFDETVEAHADAERARAILENPFYQSLSAGFAGTQEYMAMEKLGQLRARDEWDLIIVDTPPSRSALDFLDAPKRLGSFLDGKFIRLLMAPAKVGGRAGMKFLNVGMSMMTGTLGKLLGGQFLRDVQTFVAAMDTMFGGFRSRADATYKLLQAPGTAFLVVATPERDALREAAYFVERLAAEDMPLAGLVLNRAHGSEAARLSAEQALAAAENLDDARIVDQGAGKAGLGDREAPDPAVTHPGATAPPLSPEPEHTQHKNAEEHDHSHDDKHEPHAKNTTDGTAETPVDIDELTADLLRLHAERMQVVAREQHTRDRFTELHPEVLVTEVAALPGDVHDLDGLRAIGDRLASGSDPAPAGAA, encoded by the coding sequence ATGACGCAGGCCACGGACACCCCGGAGCCGGACCTCGGGACGGCCCCCGGGCTGGACACCGACGCGCTGCTGGACGACCCGGGCATCCGGATCGTCGTCTGCTGCGGCTCCGGCGGCGTCGGCAAGACCACGACGGCCGCCGCCCTGGGCGTACGGGCCGCCGAGCGCGGCCGGAAGGCCGTCGTCCTCACCATCGACCCGGCCCGCCGGCTCGCGCAGTCCATGGGCATCGACCAGCTGGACAACGTCCCGCGCCGGGTCGAGGGCATCGCGGGCGAGGGCGAACTGCACGCCATGATGCTGGACATGAAGCGCACCTTCGACGAGACCGTGGAGGCGCACGCGGACGCGGAGAGGGCCCGCGCGATCCTGGAGAACCCCTTTTACCAATCCCTGTCGGCCGGTTTCGCCGGTACGCAGGAGTACATGGCGATGGAGAAGCTGGGGCAGCTGCGGGCGCGCGACGAGTGGGACCTGATCATCGTCGACACCCCGCCCTCACGCTCCGCGCTGGACTTCCTGGACGCGCCGAAGCGGCTCGGCTCGTTCCTGGACGGGAAGTTCATCCGGCTGCTGATGGCGCCCGCGAAGGTGGGCGGCCGGGCCGGGATGAAGTTCCTCAATGTCGGTATGTCGATGATGACCGGGACGCTGGGCAAGCTGCTGGGCGGTCAGTTCCTGCGGGACGTACAGACGTTCGTCGCCGCGATGGACACCATGTTCGGCGGCTTCCGCAGCCGCGCGGACGCCACGTACAAGCTGCTCCAGGCCCCCGGTACGGCCTTCCTCGTGGTCGCGACGCCGGAGCGGGACGCGCTGCGCGAGGCCGCGTACTTCGTGGAGCGGCTGGCGGCCGAGGACATGCCGCTGGCCGGTCTCGTCCTCAACCGGGCGCACGGCAGCGAGGCCGCCAGGCTCTCCGCCGAGCAGGCGCTCGCCGCCGCAGAAAATCTTGACGACGCCCGCATTGTGGATCAGGGGGCCGGGAAGGCTGGCCTTGGTGACCGGGAGGCCCCCGACCCGGCGGTCACCCACCCCGGAGCCACCGCGCCGCCGCTCTCCCCCGAGCCGGAGCACACTCAGCACAAGAACGCCGAAGAACACGACCACAGCCACGATGACAAGCACGAGCCGCATGCGAAGAACACGACGGACGGCACCGCCGAAACCCCTGTGGACATCGACGAACTGACGGCCGATCTGCTGCGCCTGCACGCCGAACGCATGCAGGTCGTCGCACGCGAACAGCACACACGCGACCGCTTCACCGAGCTGCACCCCGAGGTCCTGGTGACCGAGGTGGCCGCACTGCCCGGCGATGTGCACGACCTGGACGGCCTGCGGGCCATCGGCGACCGCCTGGCGTCCGGTTCCGACCCGGCTCCGGCCGGAGCTGCGTAG
- a CDS encoding ArsA-related P-loop ATPase, with product MSRFQVVSGKGGTGKTTVAAALALALATEGRRTLLVEVEGRQGIAQLFDSDALPYEERKIAVAPGGGEVHALAIDAEQALLDYLQMFYKLGGAGRALKKLGAIDFATTIAPGVRDVLLTGKACEAVRRKDKQGRFVYDYVIMDAPPTGRITRFLNVNDEVAGLARIGPIHNQAQAVMRLLKSPQTAVHLVTLLEEMPVQETADGIAELRAADLPVGRVIVNMVRPHLVDEETLRTAATGRRKEIAKTLTRAGVTGSAALVRPLIAQAAEHAQRVGLEREQRAVLAGLGLPTAELPLIGDGVDLAALHDLATELRKQGVGEEADA from the coding sequence GTGAGCAGGTTCCAGGTCGTCAGCGGCAAGGGCGGTACCGGTAAGACCACGGTCGCCGCCGCCCTCGCGCTCGCCCTCGCGACCGAGGGCAGGCGCACCCTCCTCGTCGAGGTCGAGGGCAGACAGGGCATCGCCCAGCTCTTCGATTCCGACGCGCTCCCCTATGAGGAGCGCAAAATCGCCGTCGCGCCCGGCGGCGGTGAGGTGCACGCGCTGGCGATCGACGCCGAGCAGGCGCTCCTCGACTACCTCCAGATGTTCTACAAGCTCGGCGGCGCCGGGCGGGCGCTGAAGAAGCTCGGCGCGATCGACTTCGCCACCACCATCGCGCCCGGGGTCCGGGACGTCCTGCTGACCGGCAAGGCGTGCGAAGCCGTACGCCGCAAGGACAAGCAGGGCCGCTTCGTCTACGACTACGTGATCATGGACGCCCCGCCGACCGGCCGCATCACACGCTTCCTGAACGTCAACGACGAGGTGGCGGGGCTGGCCAGGATCGGCCCGATACACAACCAGGCCCAGGCCGTGATGCGGCTCCTGAAGTCCCCGCAGACCGCGGTCCACCTGGTGACCCTCCTGGAGGAGATGCCGGTCCAGGAGACCGCGGACGGCATCGCCGAACTGCGAGCCGCCGACCTTCCCGTGGGCCGCGTCATCGTGAACATGGTGCGTCCGCACCTGGTCGACGAGGAGACACTGCGGACCGCCGCGACCGGCCGCCGCAAGGAGATCGCCAAGACGCTGACCCGCGCCGGGGTGACCGGCTCCGCCGCCCTAGTACGGCCTCTGATCGCGCAGGCCGCCGAGCATGCCCAGCGGGTCGGCCTGGAGCGTGAGCAGCGCGCCGTCCTGGCCGGGCTCGGCCTGCCGACGGCCGAGCTGCCGCTGATCGGCGACGGGGTGGACCTGGCCGCGCTGCACGACCTGGCCACGGAGCTCCGTAAACAGGGCGTAGGGGAAGAGGCGGACGCATGA
- a CDS encoding DUF4177 domain-containing protein, with the protein MTKWEYATVPLLVHATKQILDTWGEDGWELVQVVPGPNNPEQLVAYLKREKG; encoded by the coding sequence ATGACCAAGTGGGAATACGCGACCGTGCCCCTTCTCGTGCACGCGACCAAGCAGATTCTGGACACCTGGGGCGAGGACGGCTGGGAGCTGGTCCAGGTCGTTCCCGGCCCGAACAACCCCGAGCAGCTCGTGGCCTACCTGAAGCGGGAGAAGGGCTAG
- a CDS encoding RidA family protein — translation MAGAVEAQLAELGLTLPAVVPPLASYQPAVQSGVYVYTSGQLPMVDGKLAVTGKVGAEVTPDEAKELAKTCALNALAAVKSVAGDLDRIKRVVKVVGFVASATDFTGQPAVINGASELLGAVLGDKGVHARSAVGVAVLPLDAPVEVEVQVELVDA, via the coding sequence GTGGCGGGCGCTGTCGAGGCCCAGCTCGCCGAGCTCGGCCTGACCCTGCCCGCCGTCGTGCCGCCGCTGGCCTCGTACCAGCCGGCCGTGCAGTCCGGGGTGTACGTGTACACCTCGGGCCAGCTGCCGATGGTGGACGGCAAGCTCGCCGTCACCGGCAAGGTCGGCGCCGAGGTGACGCCGGACGAGGCGAAGGAGCTCGCGAAGACCTGCGCGCTCAACGCCCTGGCCGCCGTGAAGTCGGTCGCCGGTGACCTGGACCGGATCAAGCGCGTCGTGAAGGTCGTGGGCTTCGTCGCCTCGGCCACCGACTTCACCGGGCAGCCCGCCGTGATCAACGGTGCGAGCGAGCTGCTGGGCGCGGTCCTGGGCGACAAGGGCGTGCACGCACGCAGCGCCGTGGGCGTCGCCGTGCTGCCGCTGGACGCCCCGGTCGAGGTCGAGGTCCAGGTCGAACTCGTCGACGCCTGA
- a CDS encoding NUDIX hydrolase, protein MSQGQWYPPEWPDRIRALAAGELTAVTPRRAATVMLLRDPGPQAATPGPVVHMLRRRTSMAFAGGAYAYPGGGVDPRDDDRLIGWAGPSLEHWAVRLGVATVTEAQAIVCAAVRETFEESGVLLAGPTAGTVVSDTTGAEWEADREALVARDLSFAEFLDRRGLLLRSDLLGAWARWITPEFEPRRYDTWFFVAALPEGQRTRAVSTEADRTVWIAPAEAARRYDLGELLMMPPTVSTLRALTPFRTAAEALGAADVQDLTPVLAQARLEGDELVLSWPGHDEFTKHVPTAGGEPAPGGDGGAA, encoded by the coding sequence ATGTCCCAAGGTCAGTGGTACCCCCCGGAATGGCCCGACCGGATCCGGGCGCTCGCCGCCGGTGAGCTGACGGCCGTGACACCCCGGCGGGCGGCCACCGTGATGCTGCTCCGCGATCCGGGGCCTCAGGCCGCGACGCCCGGCCCCGTGGTGCACATGCTGCGCCGGCGGACCTCCATGGCGTTCGCCGGAGGCGCGTACGCCTATCCGGGTGGCGGAGTGGATCCGCGCGACGACGACCGGCTGATCGGGTGGGCCGGGCCCTCCCTGGAGCACTGGGCCGTCCGGCTCGGCGTGGCGACGGTCACCGAGGCGCAGGCCATCGTCTGTGCGGCGGTGCGCGAGACCTTCGAGGAGTCGGGTGTCCTGCTGGCCGGTCCGACCGCCGGGACGGTGGTCAGCGATACGACCGGGGCCGAGTGGGAGGCCGACCGTGAGGCGCTGGTCGCCCGCGATCTGTCCTTCGCGGAGTTCCTGGACCGGCGCGGGCTCCTGCTCCGTTCGGACCTGCTGGGCGCCTGGGCGCGCTGGATCACCCCGGAGTTCGAGCCGAGGCGGTACGACACCTGGTTCTTCGTCGCCGCCCTCCCCGAAGGGCAGCGCACCAGGGCCGTCTCCACGGAGGCGGACCGCACGGTGTGGATCGCCCCGGCGGAGGCGGCCCGCCGCTACGACCTGGGCGAGCTGCTGATGATGCCGCCCACCGTGTCGACGCTGCGGGCCCTGACGCCGTTCAGGACGGCCGCCGAGGCGCTCGGGGCGGCGGACGTCCAGGACCTGACTCCCGTACTCGCGCAGGCCCGTCTGGAGGGGGATGAGCTGGTGCTGAGCTGGCCGGGGCACGACGAGTTCACCAAGCACGTACCGACGGCGGGCGGGGAACCCGCGCCCGGCGGGGACGGGGGCGCGGCGTGA
- a CDS encoding MBL fold metallo-hydrolase — protein sequence MSDAAALPGQPRGTVASGPATARTVNVLAPNPSAMTLDGTNTWIVAEPGSDLAVVIDPGPLDDGHLRAVIDAVERSGRRVALTLLTHGHPDHAEGAGRFAELTRTKVRALDPALRLGDEGLGAGDVITTGGLELRVVPTPGHTADSLSFHLPADRAVLTGDTILGRGTTVVAHPDGRLGDYLDTLRRLRSLTVDDGVHTVLPGHGPVLEDAQGAVEFYLAHRAHRLAQVETAVEAGHRTPSEVVARVYADVDRSLWPAAELSVRAQLEYLAGHGLI from the coding sequence GTGAGCGACGCAGCCGCCCTGCCGGGACAGCCGCGCGGGACCGTGGCCTCCGGGCCCGCGACCGCCCGTACGGTCAACGTCCTCGCACCGAACCCGTCCGCGATGACACTCGACGGCACGAACACCTGGATCGTCGCCGAGCCCGGCTCCGATCTCGCGGTCGTCATCGACCCGGGGCCCCTCGACGACGGACACCTGAGGGCCGTGATCGACGCGGTGGAGCGGTCGGGGCGTCGCGTGGCCCTTACTTTGCTGACGCACGGCCACCCTGATCACGCGGAGGGCGCCGGGCGGTTCGCCGAGCTGACGCGGACGAAGGTACGGGCCCTGGACCCGGCGCTGCGACTGGGGGACGAGGGCCTCGGGGCGGGCGATGTGATCACCACCGGCGGCCTGGAACTGCGGGTGGTCCCGACGCCGGGCCACACCGCCGACTCGCTCTCGTTCCATCTGCCCGCCGACCGGGCGGTGCTGACCGGCGACACGATCCTGGGCCGCGGTACGACGGTGGTCGCGCACCCGGACGGGCGGCTCGGCGACTACCTGGACACGCTGAGGCGGCTGCGCTCGCTGACGGTGGACGACGGCGTGCACACGGTGCTGCCGGGCCACGGGCCCGTCCTGGAGGACGCCCAGGGGGCCGTGGAGTTCTATCTGGCCCACCGTGCGCACCGGCTGGCCCAGGTCGAGACGGCGGTCGAGGCCGGTCACCGTACGCCGTCGGAGGTGGTGGCCCGGGTCTACGCCGATGTGGACCGCTCCCTGTGGCCGGCCGCCGAGCTGTCGGTACGGGCGCAGCTGGAGTACCTCGCGGGGCACGGGCTCATCTAG
- a CDS encoding Crp/Fnr family transcriptional regulator: MDDVLRRAPLFAALDDEQAAELRASMSEVTLARGDALFHEGDQGDRLYVVTEGKVKLHRTSPDGRENMLAVLGPGELIGELSLFDPGPRTATASALTEVKLLGLGHGDLQPWLNARPEVATALLRAVARRLRKTNDQMSDLVFSDVPGRVARALLDLSRRFGVQSEEGIHVVHDLTQEELAQLVGASRETVNKALADFAGRGWLRLEARAVILLDVERLAKRSR; this comes from the coding sequence GTGGACGACGTTCTGCGGCGCGCCCCGCTTTTCGCGGCGCTCGATGACGAGCAGGCCGCGGAGCTCCGCGCCTCGATGAGTGAGGTGACCCTCGCGCGCGGCGACGCGCTTTTCCACGAGGGCGACCAGGGTGACCGCCTTTACGTGGTCACCGAGGGCAAGGTGAAGCTCCACCGCACCTCGCCCGACGGGCGCGAGAACATGCTGGCCGTGCTCGGCCCCGGCGAGCTGATCGGTGAGCTCTCGCTCTTCGACCCCGGCCCGCGTACGGCGACCGCCTCCGCGCTGACCGAGGTCAAGCTCCTCGGCCTCGGCCACGGCGACCTTCAGCCCTGGCTCAACGCCCGGCCCGAGGTCGCCACCGCGCTGCTGCGCGCGGTCGCCCGGCGCCTGCGCAAGACCAACGACCAGATGTCCGACCTGGTCTTCTCCGATGTGCCGGGCCGTGTCGCCCGCGCCCTCCTGGACCTGTCGCGCCGCTTCGGCGTGCAGTCGGAGGAAGGCATCCACGTCGTGCACGACCTCACCCAGGAGGAGCTGGCCCAGCTGGTCGGCGCCTCCCGCGAGACGGTCAACAAGGCCCTCGCGGACTTCGCGGGCCGCGGCTGGCTGCGCCTGGAGGCCCGCGCGGTCATCCTGCTGGACGTGGAGCGGCTGGCGAAGCGCTCGCGCTGA